From the genome of Drosophila melanogaster chromosome 2L, one region includes:
- the lft gene encoding lowfat, isoform A → MVYPEEPFWVLPTVTGFYEDRDYRVNVVEALQEFWQMKQSRGAELKNGALVIYESIPSNSQPYICFVTLPGGSCFGSFQNCPTKAEARRSSAKIALMNSVFNEHPSRRISDEFIQKAVQDARTSFKGTSQINEGTESGIGAFRFMLEANKGRTMLEFQELMTVFQLLHWNGSLKAMRERHCSRQEVVAHYSNRSLDDEMRSQMALDWIAREHDNPGVIRRELVLAERELETFRMAGRELRFPKEKKDILMIAHNQLGGSALNSATIDD, encoded by the exons ATGGTCTATCCCGAAGAACCTTTTTGGGTTTTACCAACCGTAACTGGATTTTACGAGGATAGAGATTATAGAG TAAATGTCGTTGAAGCCCTACAAGAGTTTTGGCAAATGAAGCAGTCTCGTGGAGCTGAATTGAAAAATGGAGCTCTTGTGATTTACGAATCGATTCCGTCTAATAGCCAGCCATACATTTGCTTCGTAACACTTCCTGGAGGAAGCTGCTTTGGAAGTTTTCAA AACTGTCCCACCAAGGCAGAGGCTCGTCGCAGTTCGGCCAAGATCGCCCTAATGAATTCCGTCTTTAATGAGCATCCATCGCGTCGAATCAGCGATGAGTTCATTCAAAAGGCGGTTCAGGATGCTCGCACTTCCTTCAAGGGCACATCGCAAATCAACGAGGGCACAGAATCGGGCATCGGAGCATTCAG ATTCATGCTGGAGGCGAACAAGGGAAGAACCATGCTGGAGTTCCAGGAGCTTATGACCGTGTTCCAACTGCTTCACTGGAACGGATCGCTGAAAGCAATGCGCGAACGCCACTGCTCCAGGCAGGAAGTGGTGGCTCATTATTCGAACCGGAGCCTGGACGACGAGATGCGATCGCAGATGGCATTGGATTGGATTGCCAGGGAGCACGATAATCCAGGCGTTATTCGCAGGGAGTTGGTGCTCGCCGAGAGGGAGCTGGAGACCTTTCGCATGGCTGGGCGTGAATTGCGCTTTCCGAAGGAGAAGAAGGATATCCTTATGATAGCACATAATCAGCTGGGCGGCAGTGCCCTTAACTCGGCTACCATTGATGATTAa
- the CG5056 gene encoding uncharacterized protein, whose protein sequence is MATEELPADLDKLKITQTHRIVKSVRRNPFYDADNGFDPSDGCEGATTDGAKHRPQHRWKCRPRRRSESCLQDCKQEDSFVPEESFEIVSPLSCSHGVQKHYQKRNGTSKKNIFRPPILKSLYGCEHGKWIVRSGRIVPCKPKEESSDIVDQVADELKSSCTCAFRDVIGECNAMLDQSKRSTMGNSWHLSRNSSSSKARHSGGALEVPGPSGSAQSHKIDTLGVSAATRSLSAVSLVGATCSQQASYNSTSPGNCDDVTIGELASYFDTIVHIPKKMSSMAEMMYI, encoded by the coding sequence ATGGCCACCGAAGAGCTACCAGCTGATCTGGACAAGTTGAAAATAACACAGACTCATCGTATCGTCAAGAGTGTGAGGCGAAATCCATTTTACGATGCAGATAACGGATTCGATCCATCTGATGGCTGCGAAGGCGCCACAACTGATGGCGCCAAGCACCGACCACAACATCGCTGGAAGTGCAGACCACGTCGTAGATCCGAGAGTTGTCTGCAGGACTGCAAGCAAGAGGACTCCTTTGTTCCAGAAGAATCCTTTGAGATTGTTAGTCCGCTGAGCTGCTCTCACGGCGTCCAGAAGCACTATCAAAAGCGCAATGGCACATCGAAGAAGAACATATTTCGGCCACCAATTTTGAAGTCCTTGTACGGCTGCGAGCATGGCAAATGGATTGTGCGCAGCGGCAGGATTGTGCCGTGCAAGCCAAAAGAGGAATCCAGTGATATTGTTGACCAGGTCGCCGACGAACTAAAATCGAGCTGCACATGCGCGTTTCGCGATGTCATTGGTGAATGCAACGCCATGCTCGACCAGTCGAAGCGAAGCACCATGGGAAATAGCTGGCACTTGTCGAGGAACAGCAGTTCATCGAAGGCTCGCCACTCGGGTGGTGCTTTAGAGGTGCCAGGACCTTCGGGATCCGCACAGAGCCATAAGATCGACACCTTGGGAGTTTCTGCCGCTACCAGGTCTCTGTCAGCCGTCTCGCTGGTGGGCGCAACCTGCTCGCAGCAGGCCAGCTACAATTCGACGAGTCCAGGGAATTGCGATGATGTTACCATCGGTGAGCTGGCCAGCTACTTCGACACCATTGTTCATATTCCCAAAAAGATGTCCTCTATGGCTGAGAtgatgtatatataa